The DNA sequence TCAGTGAAAATTCTGGACTGTTATCATTTACATCTGATACAACAATAATAATAGTCTTTACAGATGACAAGGAAGGCTGGCCTTCGTCTTTGGCAACTATTGTAAAATCGTATTGAGATACTTCCTCTCTATCCAGCGGTGACTTGGTGACTACAGAGTACATGTTGTCCTGTAAAGACGGCATTAGTTTGAAAGGGACGTCCTCACGTATAGAACATATAACTTTCCCATTGAGACCAGAGTCTAAATCATTAACACTTATAAGAGCGACAGTGGTTCCGGATCTGGAATATTCGGGGATTGGCTTAGAAAAGGATGTCACCTCTATTTCAGGTGCATTATCGTTGAGGTcaacaatttttatttttacgCTTTTGTAAGTTGTCAAGGGAACGGCTCCCCTGTCTGATGCCTGTATATCAATTTCATAGCGATCTTTAACCTCAAAGTCTATCAGTCCTTTCACAATTACTTCACCAGTATTAGTGTCAACATCAAATAGATTACGTAAGTTACTATTTACATTATTACCAAAAGAGTAAATAACCTCACCGTTCAAATCATCATCTATATCCGTAGCGTTTACTTGTACAACTGTCGTGCCAACAGGGGCATTTTCATTCAACATTACAGAGTATGACTCTTCGTTGAAAACTGGCATATTATCATTTACATCTAAAACGTCGACAATTATGTTGATAGTACCAGATCTAGGAGGTATACCTCCATCAATAGCTGTGAGCAGAAATCTATGGGTCCTCGTTGATTCTTTATCTAGCGGTTTCTGTAGATTTAGAATAGGAATTTTACCATCTTCATCTCTGTCCATAACCTCTAAACGGAAATGATCATTGTGGCTGAGTTTATACTGTTGAACAGAATATATACCACCGTCTGGGTCGCGCGCTGTTTGTAGCTGAAATCGTGCTCCCGGCAATGCGGACTCAGATATCTCTAACCGTTTCTCTTTATCTGGAAAGCTGGGAGAATGGTCGTTAACGTCTAACACCTCCACCGCGACATAATGAATCTCCAGCGGGTTTTCTAGAACGGTTTTCAGGTTGATCAAACACACGCTGCTTCGTTCACACACCTCCTCTCGGTCTATTTTTCGGTTCACGTACAGGATGCCGTCATTCTGGTTTACCTGGAAAAGGGGCTCGGTCGAACCAGACACGATTCGAAATCCCCTTTCCGTTAAGGTGCTTAGCTCTATACCTAGATCCTTAGCTATATTCCCAACGACAGTTCCTTCCTTAAGCTCTTCAGAGATGGAGTATTTTATTTGAGCTGAAGCCCCGCTCCAAAAGAAAATCAAAGCAACTAATAAGACGACCCACTGCCGTCCCCCCAGCCATGCCCCGCATCCTCTTTGTTCCATGTTTTCAAGTTAAATAACAATAATCCACAGCACTTCCGCTATTCCTTCATGGTGACAGTTGCCTATCCATTATATACACAATTATTACCAAAGCTCATTATCCAATAGTGTTTTCAGAATATACAATTGACATGTTATTCTCCCCACGAAGCTCACGACTGTGTTCCTCCTCCAGCGACGGAATAAGCTACGAAACCAGCAAGGGGCGGACTCAAAAGCATGacgagaattatttattttagtagCGTTTTTCTAGTTGGGTACTGACACCATGCGATTCTACCTCAAATTACACTATTCTTGAAGCTTACTAATGGAATCTTGACTAGATAAATAAACGTGACTGCAAAAGTTGTACTGTCTAAAAAAGTCAGCATACATATAACAAACCATTGTCTTCAGGCGACCATAGAGCAAAATGTTCCCTACTCACGTATGCAACAACAGCGAAACAAGGAAATACGAATGAAGAAGAAAATATCCACTTAAACGagcatgtattatattatatatgttattgctttttggcaaacttttACCAGCACGTTGAACTAAACATTGTTTCATCACCACAAACATGGGCAGCGACCATCAGAGCAATGGCTCTATCATCGAAACTGGGAGATCATGTTGCAGCAAACAAATCTCTTGCTCAATAAAAAAAAGTACTTCACACATTACCACATAACCCTTTTTGGTCGATGAAATATCAGCCTGGGAGGCTTTCAAATAAAATTGCATTTTAAAATGCGAGGTAATTTTCAACTTCTTACCTCTCCAGAAGCTCTCCTCTGGTGGTTGGGTAGCACTAGAGTGTTTCCATTGCTGCCAGGGACTATAGTAGAACCTATACTCATTCTGGGTCCAACTAACATGTACCGTTTGTCTCCGGATCTGTACTGGATGCTGTGGCACAGTGTCCCGTCGTTATTCGTATCTTGTAAATACTTGGAGGAATAGTCTGTGGTTTTGGAGCACTGCATTACAATCAACACGATGATGCTGATGAGAAAAAGCGTTGAAACTGACCCCAAAGTAatgatcaaataaaatgtaacgCTGTTCTCCTCCTCGTCTTTTACTGAATTTTTCACATCAGAAGCTGCAAACGCCTCTTTGGGCTCCACAACGTTGATAATCACAGTAGCTGTTGCTGACAGTGAAACGTTCCCATTGTCTTTTACCAGTATGACCAGTTTATGCTCAGCCTCGTCTGTCTCTGTGAATGACCGAAGTGTCCGTATCTGTCCCGTATAGCGGTCCAAAACAAAGAGACTGTGGTCAGTTACTTCCTGCAGTGAAAATAATAACCAGCCGTTATATCCTATATCAGCGTCATAGGCTCTTACTTTAGTCACCAAATGGCCTGCGTTCCCATTGCGGGGAATCTCCTGCACACCTTCAGCAGAACCGTTAGGGCTGACTGGATACAAGATCACTGGAGCGTTGTCGTTCTGATCCACAATGAACACATTCACTGTGACGTTTCTGCTTTGTGATGGAGTTCCAGAGTCTGTAGCTACAACTTGGAATTGGAAAGTTTTTAAAGTTTCAAAGTCAAAGCTTTTTAGCGCCAATATATTCCCATTTTCAGAATTAATACTAATAAAAGATGCCCATTTGTTCTGCTCACCACTGTCTCTCAGAATATTATAAGAAATAAGTGCGTTTTCATTTATGTCAAGATCTGAGGCACTCACCGAAAATACTGAGCCTCCTGGGTCGTTATTTTCAGTGACATAAACAATATAGGGACTCAGTGAAAACTCTGGACTGTTATCATTCACATCTGATACAACAACGCTGATAGTCTTTATAGATGACAAGGTAGGCTGGCCTTCGTCTTTGGCAACTATTGTTAGATCATATTCAGATTGTTTCTCTCTGTCCAGTCGGGACTTGGTGATTACAGAGAACATGTTATCTTGTAAAGACGGCATTAGTTTGAAAGGTAAATCTTCAAGTACTGAGCAAATAACTTTCCCATTGAGACCAGAGTCCAAATCATTAACACTGATTAGTGCGACTGTGGTTCCGGGTTTAGAGTCCTCGGGTATTGCATTCGAAAAGGATGTCACCTCAATCTCAGGCGCATTGTCGTTGACGTCAACAATCTTTACTATGACACTTTTGTCGGTTGTGAGGGGAGCAAGTCCTTGGTCTGATGCTTGTATATCAATCTCATATATATTATTTTCCTCATAATCTATCACACTTTTGACTGTTATTTCACCAGTAATCGAATCCAAAATAAAAAGCTCCCGTACCTTTCTATCTACTTCATTACCAAATGAATATCTAACTTCACCGTTTGCACCTTCGTCTAAATCGGTTGCGTTCACCTGAATGACAGTTGCACCGACAGGAACATTTTCACTAAGCCTTACAGAGTACACGTCTTTAGTAAAAATGGGGGAATTGTcattaacatccaatacctcaaTCTTTATTTCGCTGGTGCCAGACCTCACTGGTTTTCCTCCATCCAAGGCTGCAAATAATAACACATGGTTCTTAGTAACTTCCCTGTCTAACTGCTTCAGTAAAATTAAAAACGGTATTTTACGGTCTTCACCTCTATCTTTAACTTCTATACGAAAATGGTCATTGTCACTGAGTTTATATTGTTGAACGGAGAATTGGCCACTGTCTGAGTCGCGCGCTGCTTGTAACTGAAATCGCGCTCCCGGTAATGCAGATTCTGAAATCTCTAACCGTTTCTCTTTCTCTGAAAAGCTGGGAGAATGGTCGTTAACATCTAACACCTCCACCGCGACATAATGGATCTCCAGCGGGTTTTCTAGAACGGTTTTCAGGTTGATTAAACACACGCTGCTCCGTTCAcacacctcctctctgtctattttTCGATTCATATACAAGATGCCATTATTCTGATTTACCTGGAAAAGGGGCTCGGTCGAGCCAGATACGATTCGAAATCCCCTTTCTTTCAACGTGCTCAGTTCTATTCCCAAATCCTTAGCTATATTCCCCACTACAGTTCCTTCCTTAAGCTCTTCAGAGATGGAGTATCTTATCTGAGCAGAAGCTCCGCTCCAAAAGAGAACCAAAGCAACCACGTAGGTGACCCACTGCCGTCGCTCCAGCCATGCCCAGCATCCTCTTTGTTCCATGTTTTCAAGATAAATAGCAAAAATCCACAGCACTTCCACTATTCCTTCATTGGTGACTGTTGGCTATCCATTACATCCAGAATATGATTAATACTCATTATTCGATAGTGGTTTAATAATGTCAATGTTATATCTCATTCGCTTCACGATGATGCACAACTGTATTTCTCCAGCGACTGAATAAAAGCTACCAAACCAGCAAAAGGGCGGACTCACAAGTATGACGAGAGGAACTCTACCAGGAGCGTTATTCTAGTTGGGTGCTGACACCATGCGATTCAACCTCACATTACACTGTAATTCAATCGTATTACGGGTATTTGGACGTATCGGAGGAAACGTTAGGTTACAGCATAATTTGTGTGAATATAGAAAGTCAGGATACACGTAATCTCATTCCCAGAACCCTCCGAGGAAATGCGTAAAAGCCTGGGGACGAGGTTGGGCTAGACATCACAAACCATTATGGAAAACGCCTGTTTATGAGAACATAAAACAACACTCAAGTATGCAACGAGTGTCCAATAGGACATAGTGTTGAGAAAGATTTATACAATGAAAGAGGCCAACCTTCACCTGGCAAACAGCGCGTTGAACTTCACAGCGTTTCAGCACCACTGTCATTGACAGCGACCAGGCCCGAGAGCAGTGGATGCGAATGAACTGCCAAGGTACTTCCATGAACGAAGTTGAGGCATAGTGTTATACATCCAATAACCCTCTGACTACTTGATAGGCCTACACTATGCAATTATAATCAAGACAATTTACAAGCTCGGGAACACTATGAGAAAATGGTCGGTAATTAATGTCTTACCTCTCCAGAAGCTCTGCTCCTGTTTTCAGGTATCACTAGAGTATTTCCATTGCTGCCCGGGGCTATGGTAGAACCTATACTCATTCTGGGTCCAACTAACATGTACCGATTGTCTCCGGATCTGTACTGGATGCTGTGGCATAGTGTCCCGTCGTAATTCGCATCTTGTACATACGTGGAGGAATAGTCTGTGGTTTTGGAGCACTGCATTACAATCAACACGATGATGCTAATGAGAAAAAGCGTTGAAACTGACCCCAGAGTAATGGTCAAATAAAATGTAACGCTGTTTTCTTCCTCGTCTTTTACTGAACTTTTAACATCAGAAGCTGCAAACGCCTCTTTGGGCTCCACAACCTTGATAATCACAGTAGCTGTTGCTGACAGTGAAACGTTCCCATTGTCTTTTACTAGTATGGCCAGTTTATGCTCAGCCTCGTCTGTCTCTGTGAATGACCGAAGTGTCCGTATCTGTCCCGTATAGCGGTCCAAAGCAAAGAGACTGTGGTCAGTAACTTCCTGCAGTGAAAATAATAACCATCCGTTGTATCCTATATCAGCGTCATAGGCTCTCACTTTAGTCACCAAATGGCCTGCCTTCACATTGCGGGGAATCTCTTCCACATCTTCAGCGGAACCGTTAGTGCTGACTGGATACAAGATCACTGGAGCGTTGTCGTTCTGATCCAGAATGTACACGTTTATTGTGACGCTGCTGTTTTGTGACGGAGTTCCAGAGTCTGTAGCTACAACTTGGAAATTGAATGTTTTTAAAGTTTCAAAGTCAAAGCTTTTTAGCGCCAAAATGTTCCCAGTTTCAGAATTAATATTAAGAAATGATGCCCAATTGTTCCCCTCACCACTGTCTCTCAGAATATGATATGAAATAAGAGCATTTTCATTTATGTCATGATCTAAGGCACTCACGGAAAATAGTGAGGCGCCTGGGTAGTTATTTTCACTGACATAGAAATTATAGGGACTCAGTGAAAACTCTGGACTGTTATCATTCACATCTGACACAACAACGCTGACAGTCTTTATAGATGACAAGGAAGGCTGTCCTGCGTCTTTGGCAACTATTGTGACGTCATAATGAGCCTGTTTCTCTCTATCCAGCGGTGACTTGGTGACTACAGAGTACATGTTGTCCTGTAAAGACGGCATTAGTTTGAAAGGGACGTCCTCAGTTATAGAACAGATCACTTTGCCATTGAGACCAGAGTCTAAATCATTAACACTAATTAGAGCTACAGTGGTTCCGGGTCTAGAATCCTCAGCGATTGCGTTAGAAAACGATGTAATTTCGATCTCAGGCGCGTTGTCGTTGACGTCAATTATCTTTACTAATACACTTTTCTCTGTTGTCAGGGGAACGGGTCCTTGATCTGATGCCTGTATATCAATCAGATAGCTATCTTTTTCCTCAAAATTGATTGGTCCTTTAACAGTTATTTCACCCGTTAAGGTGTCTAAATCAAAAAGTTTCTTCAGCTTGCTCTTCACATCATTGCCAAATGAGTAAATTATATCCCCGTTTACACCACCATCTAGATCGGTGGCGTTTACCTGAATAACCGTTGTGCCTAAGGGAGAGTTTTCATTCAACATGACAGAGTACACATCTTTAGTGAACACCGGGGTGTTGTCATTAACATCCAATACATCTACAGTTATTTCAATTGTTCCAGATCTCGGTGGTTTTCCACCATCAATAGCAGTGAGGAGTAATTTATGGCTTCTTACTGCTTCTCTATCTAGTGGCTTCTGTAAAACCAAAAACGGCATTTTGCCATCTTCACCTCGGTCTTTCACCTCAACACGGAAATGGTCATTGTGACTAAGTTTATATTGTTGAATGGAGAATGGACCTCCATCAGGGTCATGCGCAGCTAGTAGCTGAAATCTCGCCCCCGGTAACACGGACTCTGAAATATCTAACCGTTTCTCTTTCTCTGGAAAACTGGGAGAATGGTCGTTCACATCTAACACCTCCACCGCGATATAATGGATCTCCAGCGGGTTCTCTAGAACGGTTTTCAGGTTGATCAAACAAACGCTTCTCCGTTCGCACACCTCCTCTCGGTCTATTTTTCGATTTACATACAAGATGCCGTCATTCCTGTTTACCTGGAAAAGGGGCTCGGTGGAGCCAGAAACGATTCGAAATCCCCTATCCTTCAAGGTGTTTAGATCTATTCCCAAATCCTTAGCTACATTCCCCACGACAGTTCCTTCCTTGAGCTCTTCTGAGGTGGAGTATCTTATTTGAGCAGAAGCCCCGCTCCAAAAGAGAACCAAAGCAACCATGATGGCGACCCACTGCCGTTGCTCCAGCCATGCCCCGCATCCTCTTTGTTCCATGTTCTCTAGATAAATAACAATAATCCACAACACTTTCACTATTCCTCCATTGGTTACCCTTGTCTATCCATTATATTAGCCGAATACCAAAACTATAAAGCTAACACTAGTTTTATTAATGTACATTTCAGCTCTTATTCTGTCCACGATGCTGGACGACTGTAACCTCCAGCGACTGAATAAACTACCAAACCAGCAAAGGGGAGGGTTCAAACTATGACGAGAAGATATCTATCAGGGATATTACTCTAGGTGGTTACTGACACCATGTGATTCCACTTCAAATTACACTATCGTTTAAaactttaaattgtatttatCCTATATTGAACGCTATCTTGACACAATACATACGAGAGAAAACGTTACTCCAACGTCGTATGGCTATGGGAAACATGGATACACTTGAAATCAAATCATAATGGTATTTACAATAACTAACTAATTATTCAAGAATGCAACAAGTCTCCACAAGTATATACGATCGAGAAAGATTCATACAGAGTAAGATGAAGGCTTTTGGGTGATGCGTTAACTTTACGTGAGATTATGACTTCATCGCTTTATGGcaaatatactgtacaatgcACAACGTTTTAGCACCACTACCATGGACAGCGACCATCACGAAGAGGCTGTGAATTAGTTCAGGTGGGAGATAAGGTTATTGCATACAACCCTCTAACTAAAAAACAACATTCTTGACACACTCACAGGATAATTTTGGTCAATTAAGTATTGGCCTGAAATGTTCATGTTAATGTCATTGGTCAATGCTTGGCACAATACATTTGTGGGAtacgttttttttcttccatt is a window from the Oncorhynchus clarkii lewisi isolate Uvic-CL-2024 chromosome 14, UVic_Ocla_1.0, whole genome shotgun sequence genome containing:
- the LOC139365763 gene encoding protocadherin alpha-3-like, with protein sequence MEQRGCWAWLERRQWVTYVVALVLFWSGASAQIRYSISEELKEGTVVGNIAKDLGIELSTLKERGFRIVSGSTEPLFQVNQNNGILYMNRKIDREEVCERSSVCLINLKTVLENPLEIHYVAVEVLDVNDHSPSFSEKEKRLEISESALPGARFQLQAARDSDSGQFSVQQYKLSDNDHFRIEVKDRGEDRKIPFLILLKQLDREVTKNHVLLFAALDGGKPVRSGTSEIKIEVLDVNDNSPIFTKDVYSVRLSENVPVGATVIQVNATDLDEGANGEVRYSFGNEVDRKVRELFILDSITGEITVKSVIDYEENNIYEIDIQASDQGLAPLTTDKSVIVKIVDVNDNAPEIEVTSFSNAIPEDSKPGTTVALISVNDLDSGLNGKVICSVLEDLPFKLMPSLQDNMFSVITKSRLDREKQSEYDLTIVAKDEGQPTLSSIKTISVVVSDVNDNSPEFSLSPYIVYVTENNDPGGSVFSVSASDLDINENALISYNILRDSGEQNKWASFISINSENGNILALKSFDFETLKTFQFQVVATDSGTPSQSRNVTVNVFIVDQNDNAPVILYPVSPNGSAEGVQEIPRNGNAGHLVTKVRAYDADIGYNGWLLFSLQEVTDHSLFVLDRYTGQIRTLRSFTETDEAEHKLVILVKDNGNVSLSATATVIINVVEPKEAFAASDVKNSVKDEEENSVTFYLIITLGSVSTLFLISIIVLIVMQCSKTTDYSSKYLQDTNNDGTLCHSIQYRSGDKRYMLVGPRMSIGSTIVPGSNGNTLVLPNHQRRASGEVRS
- the LOC139365764 gene encoding protocadherin alpha-7-like; the protein is MVALVLFWSGASAQIRYSTSEELKEGTVVGNVAKDLGIDLNTLKDRGFRIVSGSTEPLFQVNRNDGILYVNRKIDREEVCERRSVCLINLKTVLENPLEIHYIAVEVLDVNDHSPSFPEKEKRLDISESVLPGARFQLLAAHDPDGGPFSIQQYKLSHNDHFRVEVKDRGEDGKMPFLVLQKPLDREAVRSHKLLLTAIDGGKPPRSGTIEITVDVLDVNDNTPVFTKDVYSVMLNENSPLGTTVIQVNATDLDGGVNGDIIYSFGNDVKSKLKKLFDLDTLTGEITVKGPINFEEKDSYLIDIQASDQGPVPLTTEKSVLVKIIDVNDNAPEIEITSFSNAIAEDSRPGTTVALISVNDLDSGLNGKVICSITEDVPFKLMPSLQDNMYSVVTKSPLDREKQAHYDVTIVAKDAGQPSLSSIKTVSVVVSDVNDNSPEFSLSPYNFYVSENNYPGASLFSVSALDHDINENALISYHILRDSGEGNNWASFLNINSETGNILALKSFDFETLKTFNFQVVATDSGTPSQNSSVTINVYILDQNDNAPVILYPVSTNGSAEDVEEIPRNVKAGHLVTKVRAYDADIGYNGWLLFSLQEVTDHSLFALDRYTGQIRTLRSFTETDEAEHKLAILVKDNGNVSLSATATVIIKVVEPKEAFAASDVKSSVKDEEENSVTFYLTITLGSVSTLFLISIIVLIVMQCSKTTDYSSTYVQDANYDGTLCHSIQYRSGDNRYMLVGPRMSIGSTIAPGSNGNTLVIPENRSRASGEVRH